The following DNA comes from Candidatus Hydrogenedentota bacterium.
GCATTGTCGTGCTCGCGAACAACAGCGACGGCCGGGGCAACTCCTTCGGAAGCCACACCAACGTGCTGCTCACCGAGGACGCCTGGGAGGGCATCTTCCACCGGAAGCTGTATCCCATGCTCTATCTCGCCGCCTATCAGGTATCCAGCATCGTTTTCACCGGGCAGGGCAAGGCCGGCAGCGAGAACGGCGCGCCGCCCGTACCCTACCAGCTCAGTCAGAGAATGGACTTCATGGAGACACTGACAGGCATCGCCACCACGGTCCAGCGGCCGCTGGTGAACTCCCGTGACGAGGCCCTGTGCGGCTCGTGGACCTACCGGAGCGAGGGACCCCAGGCGCCGCGTTACAGGCGTCTGCATTGCATCTTCTACGACAGCAACCTGGCGCACGTGGCCTGCCTGCTCAAGATCGGCGTGCTGCAAATCGTCCTCTCGCTGCTGGAAGCCGGCAAGGCCAAAGGCCGTCTGATGCTGGACGACCCGGTCGAAGCCGGCCTCGTGTACAGTCATGACCCATCTTTGCGCGCCCGGGCCCGGCTGGCTGATGGCCGGCTCGTCTCGGCGCTCGAGCTCCAGCGCTTGTTCCTGGAAGAGGCGGAACCGTTTGTCGTCTCGGGCGAGTGTGAGGAAACCGTGGCGCGGTCGCGCGAGATCTTTGAGCTCTGGCAAGACACCCTGGAGCGGCTGGAACGCCGCGACTGGGACGTGCTCTCGGGGCGGCTCGACTGGGTGCTGAAACGCGAGATCCTGCAGGCGGCGCTGGACCGCAACCGCGAACTGGATTGGGATTCGCCCGAACTGCGGTACCTCGATCAGGTGTATGCGAGCCTCGACGAAGACGAGGGCCTGTATTTCGCCTACGAGCAGGACGGTTCCTTCCTCGACCGCGTGGTGAGCGAGGAAGCGATCGCGCGGTTCACGACCGAGCCGCCCGAGGATACGCGCGCGTGGACGCGCGCGATGCTGCTGCGGACGCTGGATGCCGACGATATCGACTCGTGCGACTGGGACCGCATGGTGGCGTGGGGGCGCGTGGGAAAATCGGGCATTTCCCGGCAGACCATTCACCTTCCCAATCCGCTCCAGTTTACACGGGCGCAGATGGAGCCGTTATTCGCGACCGGCGACGCCCAAACGATTCTCGAGGCGCTCGCCGCACCCCCACAGACTGCTGCAAGGACTTACCCTTCCGCATCGACTTATCAAACGGATCGGGAGGATGAGGAGCCGTCGTGGCCGATTGTGGTCATCCCGACTGAACCGGCCGCAGCGGCACGGGAACCAACCCCGCGAGTTTCCTCGCGGAACACGGACGAAGGAGAACAAAGTCAAGATGATGCAGTTCATTGAAAGACAACGAAACCGCCCTGGCGGCGATGGCGGCGATGGCGGCGACGCTGAAGGCGGCGGCGGCAGGCTGG
Coding sequences within:
- a CDS encoding proteasome accessory factor PafA2 family protein, whose translation is MREKKVPGDRAARQVQRVVKLAGGDIELGNFIQGLHRPQGSGPEAAHALLREIKGLPRTAGRNACQCPACRAARQSRTGEPATVSSSGYRTGYNYSGYGYGDYGDYGGDPGGGYYSSASVPAFDPQDWGRRFLLENGGCCYIDLGHLEICLPEVRSAHDWVAAWHAMLRIARHAMHAANAKLPEGQRIVVLANNSDGRGNSFGSHTNVLLTEDAWEGIFHRKLYPMLYLAAYQVSSIVFTGQGKAGSENGAPPVPYQLSQRMDFMETLTGIATTVQRPLVNSRDEALCGSWTYRSEGPQAPRYRRLHCIFYDSNLAHVACLLKIGVLQIVLSLLEAGKAKGRLMLDDPVEAGLVYSHDPSLRARARLADGRLVSALELQRLFLEEAEPFVVSGECEETVARSREIFELWQDTLERLERRDWDVLSGRLDWVLKREILQAALDRNRELDWDSPELRYLDQVYASLDEDEGLYFAYEQDGSFLDRVVSEEAIARFTTEPPEDTRAWTRAMLLRTLDADDIDSCDWDRMVAWGRVGKSGISRQTIHLPNPLQFTRAQMEPLFATGDAQTILEALAAPPQTAARTYPSASTYQTDREDEEPSWPIVVIPTEPAAAAREPTPRVSSRNTDEGEQSQDDAVH